One Drosophila subpulchrella strain 33 F10 #4 breed RU33 chromosome 2R, RU_Dsub_v1.1 Primary Assembly, whole genome shotgun sequence genomic window, TCAAGCGGGCCTATCTGCGCAAGGGCATGGTGATGGTGTCGCAAGATCTCAAGCCGCAGGCCTGCTGGGAGTTCGAGGGTGAGATCCTAGTGCTGCATCACCCCACAACGATATCGGCACGCTACCAGGCCATGGTGCATTGCGGCAGCATCCGCCAGACGGCCTCAATCATACACATGTCGCGCGATTGCCTGCGAACGGGCGACAAGGCACATGTGAAGTTCCGTTTCATCAAGCAGCCGGAATACATACGCGCCGGTCAGCGGCTGGTCTTCCGCGAGGGACGCACCAAGGCGGTGGGCAACATCCTGCGCCCGCTGCCGAATGCTGCCGCCTCCCCGTATCGCCCCAAGCCCGCCAAGATGCAGTCACGTTCGCAGAACGGCGGCAGCAATGGCAGCAACAACCAGCACCGCCAGCAGGGCCAGGGCAGCTCCTCGGGAGCGGGATGCAGCAAGGATGCCGGCGATGAGAAGCAGAACGGCGACAAGCGCGAGGACGGCAGTCGGCGGGGCGGCAAGCGGAAACGAAATAATCGGCCAACTCCGTCTGGCGGTGGAGCAGGCCAATCCAACGGCTCGGCCGCTTTGGGCCTGCCGCTCGGCGAGATTTCCTCGTCGTCCTCCGCTGAAGTTGGGTCGACGGGTCTCACAGAGTaaattttgttctttctagttTTGTAAGCTAAAGTATTTTTGAAATCTATTTTCTTACTCTCCAGTCCGGACTTCTGATCTGAAGGGGCGTTTGCCTCAATAAACTGTTCCGTGTCCCCTTCTCGTCCATTGTACACTGTGCGAAATGCCAAACCGAATTCGATATTCTTTTTGTTCTCTAGGCTTAAGACTAAAAATGTCACAGCAAcatgaattttattttagttgtCTTTTCACTAAATAAACGTGGATTTATCGACCCTTAATGTTCTTATTTTCTATTATACTTTTAACCAAAACTGGTATTCCAAGGCCACATGTAATTTTCTATTATATCTTTAAGAACTCAAGTGACAAGACGTTGCAGATGTGTTTTAAGTTAGGACCAAAAATTTCAATGTacatttaaattgatttaaaatattcaTCGGCACGAAAGAAAAAATGATTACTTATAAAGTTTAAAGCGTTGTGAATGCATACATTTCGGTTATTTTTTGATTCTGTAAAACTAATGTTTCAGAATGACAATCTGAATTCCTCTTCTTTTGTTAACTAGATTAAAGATCACTTGTGCGGAAATTGAATAATGACCTATCTAGTTTCTCAATCAACTTAATAAAAGCAATTTTCTTCACTACAATGTTGATTTTTAGTTTACCTTTTAATCTCCTGGACGTCGCCTACTCGCCGCCTTCAAAAAAGTTCTTGGAGATGGAGTTTAATGTTCTGACTTTAATGTTTATTCATCTGTGTTTACTAAAGTTGACTAAAATTTATCTTGCCGCGTATATACAATTGCTGTAGTTGACCAAGTTACTAACTGATTCCTAGTTCTTTTTCTTGTTGTTGAGCTCCTTCTTGACTCCCTCCAGTTCTTGTCTTACATTATTCTTGAACATGTTGACGAAGGACCTGCAAGAATTGACAAGAATTCGTTAGCTCAATAATCTCGTTGATACATTTGGACACCCACTTGAAGCGCTCTGGCGTCATCTCGTGCAGTCCCTGCTCCCTGGCCAAGCTCTTGGTGCGGTACATGAGGGAAACGACCATCTGGGCAGCCCGTCTCATGGGGTAGCTATCCGCCATGCGTTGGATGAGCTGCTCGTTGTTGGCCAGGTAGCGCATCAGCAGTCGCAGCACCATCTTGCCGGGTCCTCTGGCTCCTGGATCCTGCCTAGAACTCTGTGTCCTTGTACTTGCGTATCAGCTGCTGCTTGAGCTTAAGCTGATTTCGCAGTAGCTCCAATCGCTGTTGCTGCTCCTCCTTGTTGAAATCGATGCCGGGTAGCTGGCGGATTTGCTCGCGGGCGGACTCGAAGCGTTTCTGCAGCTCAAAGATCTGCAAGGAAGGTGATAGGTTAAAATCTTAGGAGCTCTGTGCATATAGAGACCCACCTTGTGATTGCAATCCTGGGACTCACGGAGCTTCACGGCGTTCTCGAGAGGATCCTTTTCCACGCTGAAAAGCACAAAGACACCTGGTTATATAAGATCGCGTTTTAAGTGCGCATTTGCTGACGCATTGTGGCTATTTTTTGATTTCTCGGCATTATCCGCAGAGGTTCATTAGCCCCAAAAAAGCGTTTTGCCAACCCACCAGCGCACAATGTCGTAGATTATCGGCAGAATCTCGATGTCCAACTGGTCCACGGTCAACTGGCCGCCGATTCCGTTGGATGTCTGGGTCTCCTGCGATATGGTGGGCTCGAAGGGGGAGTTGGAAGTCTGCACCAGGCCGTCGGCGGTTAGGATGGGTTTTCTGTCCTCGATCTGATTGTTTGGCGACAAATCCATCATAAAAAACCCGAATCAAACTTCCAGCGTGAGAAACAGTAGGACCTTACCGTGAATGCTCAATAATACCAAATATACTAAAAGTGTATTTTTTCCCGACACTTCACTAGCTATTTAGCTATTTTCCAGCTCCTTGACatacattctttttacatgtATCGGAAAATTGTACATGAATATCCTTCATGAATATTTTTTGCCGCCGAACTTTATGAATCTTTCCAGTTCAAATCATGAAAATGGAAACAAGACCATTTTATGacagacaaattaaaaagtcaATAGAAATTATAAATCCAAATCTAAATCTGTTTGTCTTTAAAACTGTAACAGAatcaaaacaaacacaaaatgTAGCTCCTATCCTTCATGAATATTTTTTCCCGCCTAAGTTTATGAATCTTCCCAGTTCAAGACATGAACATGGAATCAGGACCATTTTATGACCGACAAATTTAATCAAAAGTCCCCTacaatcaaattaaaaagtcAATAGATTTATAAAACCAAATCTAAATATGTCTTTAAAACTGAAACAATttcaaaacaaacacaaaatgTAGCtcggttttaaaaaattgctAATGTATTATAAACGTTTTCTATTAAACGTTATTGCGACTAAAATTTTGTTACAGGACAAAAGATATGGGGAAAAGGGGCTTGGGTGTTTAAACACATTCacaaacaatttaataactaACAATACAAAGCCCACTAAAAGTCCTTTTAAGACTTTTCGGGAGGCCGTTGGAGGGGCGACTTGGGCGGGGGCGTGGCCGACTTGCTGCAGGACACGAACTCCTTGCTGGGCTGCACACAGCTGTTTTCGCGATCGTAGATGCCGAGGAAGGTGCGGCAGTTGGAGCAGTAGAGGTACTCCtacatttataatattattattaacatttcaTTCCAGATAGATAGATCTTACCTTGTTGTCCGAGGACATCAGGCAGGGCAGAAAGCACAGGGGCCAGCAGGAGACCACCCAGGCGGCGCAGCATCCGTTGTCCACGATCTCCGAGGCGGCCTTGATCAACGGACGCTTGCTGCAGGCGCAGCAGGGGCAGAAGATGCGACCCTCCGCTGGAGCCCAGCGCTCGATGGAGGCCCGATAGGAGCTCCTTCGATGGGAGGTAGCCTTGTCCACAGGACGTGGACATGGACATGGGCAGCTGGGCTTCTCCGTCTTCGAGGAGGCTCCACTGCAGGCCACCGGCTCTCCAGCCCCGGAACCACCACTTCGAGTGGAACTTTTCTTCTTGGCCATGTCTGTCCATTAGATATATTcaaatttttcaaattttaaacCCTCTATAGCTTAAGACTTACACTTTTCCGCCTCCTCCGCCATCTGTGACTCCGAGAGACCCGTCATCTTGCTGATCTTCGAGAGACGCTCTTCGCTGATACCATGATCCGCGGCCAGCTTGTGCAGATTCTTGATCTTATCGCTGGTCACCGCATAGATCTCCGGGTGATCCTTCTCGATGTGGCGCACCAGTTCGCTGGTATCGTAGCGGGAGCAGCGGATCACTTTCATGCAGTGCAGACATCGCAGGGACTGCATGTCACAAGGTTGCTGACTTGCCTGGGACATGGTTTTCCTAACTATTTAATTCTAGGGTTTTTGAACAATGGGAGTACAATGAATCACCTTTGACGTCGACTGAAAGTCGTTTAGTCACAGCCGCCTTAGGATAACATGAATAATACACAGAGATAAAAATCCAAGagcattgttcttgaattgagaacattcgttcttaaaaagcgtgtaagtacattttctTATCAACGTTCTCAATactagaacgaaatggtgagaagagaaaatagaaaaaaatagtttatttgttgagatatacaatgtacataaataCCGCCatttcaacttgattcgaggaaaataaaaaatgttcaactttagaatgtcgttctatttcaaagaacatttttaactcagatgagaacgtcagaattatCTCTGAGTATGAATTGTTGAATATACTTCCTtttctttataatttatagCAAGCTAGACATATTTGATAAGAATAAATGCGTCTTACCAGTTCATTGAATAGAACGTGAATAATTGTAATActtcaaaaaacttttttaacaAAGGTTTTGATTAATAATGATACTTCTAATTAAACGTTGTAATAACAAgagtaaaaaaaaacttg contains:
- the LOC119550064 gene encoding protein NCBP2AS2 homolog yields the protein MVLRLLMRYLANNEQLIQRMADSYPMRRAAQMVVSLMYRTKSLAREQGLHEMTPERFKSFVNMFKNNVRQELEGVKKELNNKKKN
- the LOC119550063 gene encoding mediator of RNA polymerase II transcription subunit 9, whose amino-acid sequence is MMDLSPNNQIEDRKPILTADGLVQTSNSPFEPTISQETQTSNGIGGQLTVDQLDIEILPIIYDIVRCVEKDPLENAVKLRESQDCNHKIFELQKRFESAREQIRQLPGIDFNKEEQQQRLELLRNQLKLKQQLIRKYKDTEF
- the LOC119551017 gene encoding uncharacterized protein LOC119551017, producing MSQASQQPCDMQSLRCLHCMKVIRCSRYDTSELVRHIEKDHPEIYAVTSDKIKNLHKLAADHGISEERLSKISKMTGLSESQMAEEAEKYMAKKKSSTRSGGSGAGEPVACSGASSKTEKPSCPCPCPRPVDKATSHRRSSYRASIERWAPAEGRIFCPCCACSKRPLIKAASEIVDNGCCAAWVVSCWPLCFLPCLMSSDNKEYLYCSNCRTFLGIYDRENSCVQPSKEFVSCSKSATPPPKSPLQRPPEKS